The following proteins are encoded in a genomic region of Peromyscus maniculatus bairdii isolate BWxNUB_F1_BW_parent chromosome 12, HU_Pman_BW_mat_3.1, whole genome shotgun sequence:
- the LOC102912580 gene encoding olfactory receptor 5AC1-like — MEVNKTQLTEFVLRGITDRPELQVPLFLVFFFIYVITMVGNLGLIFLIWKDSHLHTPMYFFLGSLAFADACTSSSVTPRMLVNILDSGRMISLFECMAQYYVFGSSATTECFLLVAMAYDRYVAICNPLFYLVVMSNRVCICLISVSYIIGFLHPLVHVGLLFRLTFCKSNIIDHFYCEILPLYTLSCTDPSINALVVFIFAAVIQAITFMSIIVSYACVLFSILKTKTERGRSKAFSTCSAHLLSVSLFYGTLFFMYVSPGSGPSKYKDKIYSLFYTIVIPLLNPFIYSLRNKEVLGALRKLIEA, encoded by the coding sequence ATGGAGGTAAACAAGACCCAGCTGACTGAATTTGTTCTCAGAGGAATAACAGACCGTCCAGAGCTGCAAGTCCCCCTCTTCCTGGTGTTCTTCTTCATCTATGTCATCACCATGGTGGGCAACCTTGGTTTAATCTTTCTCATCTGGAAGGATTCCCATCTTCACACTCCTATGTACTTTTTTCTTGGAAGTTTGGCCTTTGCAGATGCCTGTACTTCATCCTCAGTGACTCCCAGGATGCTTGTCAATATCTTAGACAGTGGTAGAATGATTTCCCTCTTTGAATGCATGGCCCAATATTATGTTTTTGGATCCAGTGCAACTACAGAATGTTTCCTTCTCGTAgcaatggcctatgaccgctatgttgCCATATGCAACCCTCTGTTCTATCTTGTGGTGATGTCCAACAGAGTGTGCATTTGCCTGATAAGTGTTTCATACATAATTGGTTTTCTGCATCCACTTGTCCATGTAGGATTATTATTTAGATTAACATTTTGCAAGTCCAATATAATAGATCATTTCTACTGTGAGATCTTGCCGCTTTATACACTTTCTTGCACTGACCCATCTATAAATGCATTAGTGGTTTTCATTTTTGCTGCTGTCATACAAGCTATTACCTTTATGAGTATCATAGTCTCCTATGCCTGTGTCCTCTTTTCTATCCTGAAAACGAAGACTGAGAGGGGCAGAAGCAAAGCTTTCTCTACCTGCAGTGCCCATctgctctctgtttctttgttctaTGGCACTCTTTTCTTTATGTATGTGAGCCCTGGGTCTGGACCAAGTAAATATAAGGATAAGATATATTCTCTGTTCTATACTATTGTGATTCCTCTGCTAAACCCCTTTATTTACAGCTTAAGAAACAAGGAAGTTTTAGGTGCTCTGAGAAAACTCATAGAGGCATAA